One genomic segment of Flavobacteriaceae bacterium includes these proteins:
- a CDS encoding nicotinamide riboside transporter PnuC, giving the protein MFDFFLKSYQNTPTLFIVLEGIAFVFGIASVWYAKKENILVYPTGLIATIITVYLLYKATYFGDMMMNLYYSIMSIYGWWNWSRKKNNKTVVPISGTTVKEKIVGVFWMAATMLLTYSVYNYFGNEIKTENYLDIFTSGIFFTAMWYMANKKIENWTLWIFADIITVPLYAYRGLGMLSLQYLIFTILAIQGYNAWKKSLNKPRLTS; this is encoded by the coding sequence ATTTTTGATTTTTTTCTGAAGTCATATCAAAATACGCCAACGCTGTTTATTGTTTTGGAGGGGATTGCTTTTGTATTTGGAATAGCCAGTGTATGGTATGCAAAAAAAGAAAACATTTTAGTATATCCGACAGGTTTGATAGCAACCATTATTACGGTTTATTTATTATATAAAGCTACCTATTTCGGTGATATGATGATGAATCTCTACTATTCTATTATGAGCATTTACGGTTGGTGGAATTGGAGTAGAAAGAAAAATAACAAAACGGTGGTGCCCATTTCCGGGACCACTGTAAAAGAAAAAATAGTCGGGGTCTTTTGGATGGCTGCCACAATGCTATTGACCTATTCGGTATATAACTATTTTGGTAATGAAATAAAAACAGAAAACTACCTGGATATATTCACTTCGGGTATTTTCTTTACTGCCATGTGGTATATGGCAAATAAAAAAATAGAGAATTGGACACTGTGGATTTTTGCCGATATCATTACTGTTCCGCTCTATGCATATAGAGGATTAGGAATGCTATCTTTACAATATTTAATTTTTACAATACTGGCAATACAAGGATATAACGCATGGAAGAAAAGCTTAAACAAACCCCGGTTAACATCATAA
- a CDS encoding IS3 family transposase translates to MKIAPINRKKRRYAIATICNAFELKRDAYYKYQKRFVLKKQIEQNVIMLVKKSRKTLPREGTRKLMKSLHNDFRKQNINIGRDQLFRILKENNLLIRRKKYSSKTTNSYHRFYKYKNIIKDLIINRPNQVWASDITYIRTINGFCYLALITDMYSRKIVGYDISDSLELKGCVRALNKAIYQTKNTEEIIHHSDRGIQYCSNVYTQILKRKKIQISMTQENHCYENAMAERVNGILKDEFFLDQTFTNINHAKKATKNAIKLYNNKRLHLSLDYKTPNYVHKNVA, encoded by the coding sequence ATGAAAATAGCACCGATTAATAGAAAAAAAAGAAGGTACGCCATCGCTACTATTTGTAATGCTTTCGAGTTAAAAAGAGATGCTTATTACAAATATCAAAAAAGGTTTGTTCTTAAAAAACAAATAGAACAAAATGTAATAATGCTTGTTAAAAAAAGCAGGAAAACATTACCCAGAGAAGGTACTAGAAAGCTAATGAAATCCTTACATAATGATTTTAGGAAACAGAATATAAATATAGGTAGAGACCAGTTATTTAGAATCTTAAAAGAAAATAATTTGTTAATTAGAAGGAAAAAATATTCTTCTAAAACAACCAACTCTTACCATCGTTTTTATAAATATAAAAATATCATAAAAGACCTGATCATTAATAGACCTAACCAAGTTTGGGCTTCGGATATTACCTATATAAGAACTATAAATGGATTTTGTTATTTAGCACTTATTACTGATATGTATTCAAGAAAAATAGTAGGCTATGATATTAGTGATAGTTTAGAACTTAAAGGCTGTGTTAGAGCTTTAAATAAAGCTATTTATCAAACTAAAAATACCGAAGAAATCATACATCATTCTGATAGAGGAATACAATATTGTAGCAATGTTTATACTCAAATTTTGAAAAGAAAAAAGATACAAATCAGTATGACCCAAGAAAATCATTGCTACGAAAACGCAATGGCCGAAAGAGTTAACGGAATTTTAAAAGATGAATTCTTCCTCGACCAAACATTTACAAATATCAATCACGCCAAAAAAGCAACAAAAAATGCAATCAAATTATATAATAATAAAAGATTACATTTATCTTTAGATTATAAAACACCTAATTACGTGCACAAAAATGTAGCATAA
- a CDS encoding AAA family ATPase, translated as MEEKLKQTPVNIIKVVLFGPESTGKTTLSGQLARHYNTVWAPEYARAYLQKKWNNERKTCEQKDLVPIAIGQMKLENTLAKKADKILICDTDLLETKVYSEEYYGGFVNPYVNKAAIENSYDLYFLTYIDTPWEADDLRDRPELREEMFAAFQNALQKYQRPYILLKGDKETRLKQAVKAIDKLIKERDHLYSFSDSL; from the coding sequence ATGGAAGAAAAGCTTAAACAAACCCCGGTTAACATCATAAAAGTTGTGCTGTTTGGGCCTGAAAGTACGGGCAAAACGACATTGTCGGGTCAGTTAGCCAGGCACTACAATACTGTTTGGGCCCCCGAATATGCAAGAGCGTACCTGCAAAAAAAGTGGAATAACGAACGTAAAACCTGTGAGCAAAAAGATCTGGTACCGATTGCTATCGGGCAAATGAAATTAGAAAATACATTGGCAAAAAAGGCAGATAAAATATTGATTTGCGATACGGATTTATTGGAAACCAAAGTGTATTCCGAAGAATATTACGGCGGATTTGTCAATCCGTATGTAAACAAAGCCGCTATTGAAAATTCATATGATTTGTATTTTTTAACCTATATCGATACCCCCTGGGAAGCGGATGATCTGAGAGACAGGCCGGAATTGCGTGAAGAGATGTTTGCAGCTTTCCAAAACGCTTTACAAAAATATCAACGCCCCTATATTTTGCTAAAAGGAGATAAAGAAACACGCCTGAAACAAGCTGTCAAAGCAATTGATAAATTAATAAAAGAACGTGATCATTTATATTCTTTCTCCGACTCTCTGTAG
- a CDS encoding IS3 family transposase (programmed frameshift), which yields MKRRKYSKEFKIKAVELSNVRGNTKQIAMELGISADLIYRWRRELEQRPDLAFSGNGVKQLTEDQKELERLRKQLKDVTMERDILKNAGEHLLQERSEVLKFIKDYSREYPVGKMCKIFKISRNSYYRSKNYVPSDRDGKNRMLLSEIHRICERSKSTYGSPRITEELKAKGFKVSRSRVARLMKKHGIKAVRKKKFVVTTDSKHQYPVADNVLDRDFKATAAAQKWVSDITYLKPAQGWLYLTVIIDLFDLKVIGWSLSNGLKARQTIIAAWRMAVNNRMPCEGMIFHSDRGVQYASHAFVNILKSYHVTPSMSRKGNCWDNAVAESFFKTIKTELMIDNKFISNKSLQIKVFEYIETWYNRYRRHSALGYKNIIEFEKLYQIKNVA from the exons ATGAAACGAAGAAAATACAGTAAAGAGTTTAAAATTAAAGCAGTAGAATTAAGCAATGTACGAGGTAACACAAAGCAGATTGCCATGGAATTGGGAATCAGTGCAGATCTTATTTACAGATGGCGTAGAGAATTAGAACAGCGTCCTGATTTAGCTTTTAGCGGTAATGGCGTCAAACAACTCACAGAAGATCAGAAAGAGTTAGAGCGATTACGTAAACAGCTCAAGGATGTTACCATGGAGCGGGATATCTTAAAAAATGCCG GTGAGCATCTTCTCCAAGAGCGATCGGAAGTATTGAAATTTATCAAAGATTACAGTAGAGAATATCCGGTTGGGAAGATGTGTAAAATTTTTAAAATTAGTAGAAACAGTTATTACAGGAGTAAGAATTATGTTCCATCAGATAGAGATGGAAAAAATCGTATGCTACTCTCTGAGATTCACCGTATCTGTGAGCGAAGTAAATCTACTTATGGAAGTCCTAGAATTACAGAGGAACTCAAAGCTAAAGGGTTTAAAGTATCTAGGTCTAGGGTAGCACGATTGATGAAAAAACATGGGATTAAAGCAGTTCGTAAAAAGAAATTTGTTGTCACGACAGATTCTAAGCATCAATATCCAGTAGCTGATAATGTATTGGATAGAGATTTTAAAGCTACCGCTGCTGCACAGAAATGGGTTTCTGATATTACCTATTTAAAGCCTGCACAAGGATGGCTGTACTTAACGGTAATTATTGACCTGTTTGATCTTAAAGTCATTGGTTGGTCTTTGAGCAATGGACTCAAAGCAAGACAAACTATCATTGCTGCATGGAGAATGGCTGTAAACAACAGAATGCCTTGTGAAGGTATGATTTTTCATTCTGATCGAGGTGTACAATACGCATCTCATGCGTTTGTTAATATCCTTAAAAGTTATCATGTAACACCCAGTATGAGTAGAAAAGGAAACTGTTGGGATAATGCAGTAGCTGAATCTTTTTTTAAAACAATCAAAACAGAACTAATGATAGACAATAAGTTTATATCCAACAAAAGTCTTCAAATTAAAGTCTTTGAATACATAGAAACTTGGTACAACAGATACAGAAGACATTCTGCTCTTGGTTACAAAAATATCATCGAATTTGAAAAATTATATCAAATCAAAAATGTAGCTTAA
- a CDS encoding Dam family site-specific DNA-(adenine-N6)-methyltransferase, translating to MKEYQIEHCEIDVVEDLFYEYNVGAKPFLKWVGGKRQLLEQFEYLYPTDLKQKKVKNYYEPFVGGGAVFFDVAQRFEIEHAFLYDINEELILTYLVIQKDVSKLLNFLHRYDKQYKKLTEDKQKEYYYGIRESFNQQRFNIDYDKYSENWIPRAAQTIFLNRTCFNGLFRFNSKGAFNSPQGKYKNPKIVDEQNLLSVSKLLEIATIKKADFKEIKNDLNGVSSFIYFDPPYKPISKTASFTSYNRLNFEDDEQLQLANLYFDLNEKGYKQMLSNSDPKNTDPKDDFFDEIYKDFNIIRVDAKRSINSDPNKRSSIKEIVVTNY from the coding sequence ATGAAAGAATATCAAATCGAACATTGCGAAATAGATGTAGTTGAAGACTTGTTTTATGAATACAATGTTGGAGCGAAACCTTTCCTTAAATGGGTTGGTGGAAAAAGGCAGCTTTTAGAACAATTTGAATACCTTTATCCGACTGATTTAAAACAAAAGAAAGTAAAAAATTACTATGAACCTTTTGTTGGTGGCGGAGCAGTATTTTTTGACGTGGCTCAACGCTTTGAAATTGAACATGCTTTTCTCTACGACATTAATGAAGAATTGATTTTAACTTATTTGGTAATTCAAAAAGATGTTTCAAAACTGCTCAACTTTTTACACAGATACGATAAACAGTACAAAAAACTAACCGAAGACAAACAAAAAGAATACTATTACGGCATAAGAGAAAGTTTTAACCAACAACGTTTCAATATTGACTATGATAAGTATTCTGAAAATTGGATACCAAGAGCAGCTCAAACAATTTTTTTGAACCGAACTTGTTTTAATGGGCTTTTTCGATTTAACTCAAAGGGTGCATTCAATTCACCACAAGGGAAATATAAAAATCCCAAAATTGTGGATGAACAAAACCTCTTGAGTGTCTCTAAACTGCTCGAAATTGCAACCATAAAAAAAGCTGATTTTAAAGAAATAAAAAACGACTTAAATGGAGTTAGCTCATTCATTTATTTCGATCCACCTTATAAACCTATTAGCAAAACAGCAAGTTTTACTTCTTACAATAGACTCAACTTTGAAGATGATGAACAACTGCAACTGGCAAATTTGTATTTCGACCTAAACGAAAAGGGTTACAAACAAATGTTGAGCAATTCTGATCCAAAAAACACAGACCCAAAAGACGATTTCTTTGATGAAATTTATAAAGACTTTAATATAATACGAGTTGATGCAAAACGATCAATAAACTCTGACCCAAATAAGCGAAGTTCTATCAAAGAAATTGTAGTAACCAATTATTAA
- a CDS encoding adenosylhomocysteinase — translation MSTKTATYMLYKVKDISLAAWGRKEIALAEAEMPGLMSLREDYKDEQPLKGARIAGCLHMTIQTAVLIETLQLLGAEVTWSSCNIFSTQDQAAAAIAAAGIPVYAWKGMNEEEFDWCIEQTLFFGEDRKPLNMILDDGGDLTNMVLDRYPELVSGIKGLSEETTTGVHRLYDRMKAGTLPLPAINVNDSVTKSKFDNKYGCKESAVDAIRRATDMMLAGKRVVVCGYGDVGKGTAASFKGAGSIVTVTEIDPICALQAAMDGFEVKRLETVIKTTDIVITTTGNKDIVQGHHFSALKDKAIVCNIGHFDNEIDMAWLNKNYGDTKVEIKPQVDKYTINGNDIIILAEGRLVNLGCATGHPSFVMSNSFTNQTLAQIELWTNHGAYKNEVYMLPKHLDEKVAKLHLAKIGVELTELREDQAAYIGVAKNGPFKPEYYRY, via the coding sequence ATGAGTACAAAAACAGCAACTTACATGCTTTACAAAGTAAAAGATATTTCTCTGGCTGCATGGGGAAGAAAAGAAATTGCATTAGCCGAAGCGGAAATGCCGGGTTTGATGTCTTTGAGAGAAGATTACAAAGACGAGCAGCCGCTAAAAGGGGCCAGGATAGCCGGGTGTTTGCATATGACTATTCAAACAGCTGTACTGATAGAAACACTGCAACTACTGGGTGCGGAGGTTACCTGGAGTTCTTGTAATATTTTTTCCACCCAAGATCAGGCTGCCGCTGCCATTGCCGCTGCCGGAATCCCGGTATATGCCTGGAAAGGGATGAACGAAGAAGAGTTTGACTGGTGTATTGAACAAACATTATTCTTTGGAGAAGACAGAAAACCGTTGAATATGATTCTGGACGACGGCGGAGATCTAACAAATATGGTATTGGACCGATACCCGGAATTGGTAAGTGGCATTAAAGGACTGTCTGAGGAAACAACTACGGGAGTTCACCGATTGTATGACAGGATGAAAGCAGGAACATTACCCTTGCCGGCCATTAATGTAAACGACTCGGTAACCAAGTCTAAATTTGATAATAAATACGGATGTAAAGAGTCTGCTGTTGATGCCATTCGTAGGGCTACTGATATGATGTTGGCAGGGAAAAGGGTAGTTGTTTGCGGTTATGGTGATGTTGGAAAGGGGACTGCAGCTTCATTTAAAGGAGCAGGTTCTATAGTTACGGTAACAGAGATCGACCCTATTTGTGCATTGCAAGCTGCTATGGACGGCTTTGAAGTGAAACGTTTGGAAACGGTGATTAAAACTACCGATATAGTTATTACCACAACCGGGAATAAAGACATTGTTCAGGGGCACCATTTTAGCGCATTAAAAGACAAAGCGATTGTTTGTAATATTGGCCACTTTGACAATGAAATTGATATGGCCTGGTTAAATAAGAACTATGGAGACACTAAAGTTGAGATCAAACCACAGGTTGATAAATATACCATCAACGGAAATGACATCATTATTTTAGCAGAAGGGCGTCTGGTAAACCTGGGATGTGCAACAGGGCATCCGAGTTTTGTAATGAGTAATTCATTTACAAACCAGACATTAGCTCAGATTGAGTTATGGACAAATCACGGTGCTTACAAAAATGAAGTGTATATGTTGCCAAAACACCTGGATGAAAAAGTAGCGAAATTGCATTTGGCAAAAATAGGTGTTGAATTAACGGAATTGCGAGAAGACCAGGCTGCATATATTGGAGTGGCTAAAAATGGTCCGTTTAAACCGGAATACTACAGGTATTAA
- a CDS encoding DUF255 domain-containing protein has protein sequence MKKLIVLLISFSTVVLNAQTETNPVIWKTSIEKISETEYDLIFKATILSQWHLYSQYNPEDASLPLTISPADEHPEFTLIGKARESKTYKEYSDTWEKEELFFKDTATIIQRIQLTDPAISVVKLNISGQVCKKVCIQVNEDFTFSLDGKAIRDIPVSISEKSAKLSNQLKLDLKNTQLLKEEANTTSKDGLLNLFVLGFLGGLLALLTPCVFPMIPLTVSFFTKQSKNKAKGISNAILYGFFITLIYILLSLPFHFLENIDPQILNTISTNVWLNIFFFAILVFFAFSFFGYYEIALPGSWGDKMDSAAGIGGIIGIFFMAITLAIVSFSCTGPILGSLLAGSLTSDGGAMQLSAGMTGFGLALALPFGLFALFPGWLHSLPKSGGWLNTIKVVLGFLELVFAFKFLSNADLVVHWGLLKREVFIGIWIVLFIGLALYLFKKITFPHDSPDKKVSFSRISFGLLVISFIVYLIPGTFKNPAWELNLLSGFPPPQFYSIYQQKSECPLGLNCYKDFDEGLAEAKRTNKPILLDFTGWACVNCRRMEENVWSDPAIYNSINSAYILISLYVDDRKELPKNEQFDFLRNNGTLKKIKTIGDKWATFQAVNFQTASQPYYVLLSPDLEILAPPKQYTNKNDYYNWLQKGIRK, from the coding sequence ATGAAGAAATTAATAGTACTCCTCATCTCATTTTCTACTGTTGTGCTAAACGCGCAAACGGAAACCAATCCTGTAATCTGGAAGACTAGCATAGAAAAAATCTCTGAGACCGAGTATGATTTAATTTTTAAGGCCACCATTCTAAGCCAATGGCATTTGTATTCCCAATACAACCCGGAAGATGCCTCATTACCGTTAACCATATCTCCTGCTGATGAACATCCCGAATTTACACTCATAGGAAAAGCAAGGGAAAGTAAAACATATAAAGAATACAGTGATACGTGGGAAAAAGAAGAATTGTTTTTTAAAGATACAGCTACCATTATTCAAAGAATACAACTTACAGACCCAGCTATTTCAGTCGTAAAACTCAACATTTCCGGTCAGGTGTGTAAAAAAGTATGTATCCAGGTAAATGAAGATTTTACATTCTCGTTAGATGGAAAAGCAATCCGGGATATACCGGTAAGCATCTCGGAAAAAAGTGCAAAACTATCTAACCAATTGAAACTGGATCTTAAAAACACTCAACTGTTAAAAGAAGAAGCAAATACAACGAGTAAAGATGGATTATTAAACCTATTTGTATTGGGTTTTTTGGGCGGCTTATTAGCCTTACTAACACCTTGTGTGTTTCCAATGATTCCTTTAACAGTATCTTTTTTCACCAAGCAATCCAAAAATAAAGCCAAAGGAATAAGTAATGCGATACTCTACGGATTTTTTATTACTCTTATTTATATTTTATTAAGCCTTCCTTTTCATTTTTTAGAGAACATAGACCCGCAAATTTTAAATACCATTTCTACCAATGTTTGGTTAAATATTTTCTTTTTTGCCATCCTGGTATTTTTTGCTTTCTCTTTCTTTGGCTATTATGAAATTGCCTTGCCCGGTTCCTGGGGAGATAAAATGGACTCTGCTGCCGGTATTGGAGGTATTATTGGCATCTTTTTTATGGCAATAACTTTGGCAATTGTCTCTTTTTCATGTACGGGGCCTATTTTGGGGTCATTGTTGGCAGGTTCGCTAACCTCTGACGGGGGAGCAATGCAACTTTCGGCAGGGATGACAGGTTTTGGTTTGGCACTGGCATTACCTTTTGGGTTATTTGCACTATTCCCCGGTTGGTTACATTCACTGCCAAAATCAGGCGGATGGTTAAACACGATAAAAGTAGTTTTAGGTTTTTTAGAACTGGTTTTTGCGTTTAAGTTTTTGTCTAATGCTGATTTGGTAGTACATTGGGGATTATTAAAACGTGAAGTATTTATCGGGATTTGGATTGTATTATTCATAGGACTAGCACTCTACTTATTTAAAAAAATAACATTTCCACATGATAGCCCCGATAAAAAAGTATCCTTTTCAAGAATATCTTTTGGCCTTTTAGTCATTTCTTTTATAGTGTATTTAATTCCCGGGACTTTTAAGAATCCAGCATGGGAGTTAAACCTCTTAAGCGGGTTTCCGCCTCCGCAGTTTTATAGTATCTATCAGCAAAAAAGTGAATGCCCCCTGGGTCTGAATTGTTATAAAGATTTTGACGAAGGCCTGGCCGAAGCAAAAAGAACTAACAAACCGATACTGTTGGACTTTACAGGTTGGGCCTGTGTAAACTGTAGGAGGATGGAAGAAAATGTCTGGAGCGATCCTGCCATATACAATAGTATAAACAGCGCATATATTTTAATTTCTCTTTATGTGGATGACCGAAAAGAATTACCGAAAAATGAACAATTCGATTTTTTAAGGAATAATGGTACGCTAAAGAAAATAAAAACCATTGGCGATAAATGGGCAACTTTTCAAGCCGTAAACTTTCAAACAGCCTCACAACCTTATTATGTTTTACTGAGTCCGGATCTGGAAATACTGGCACCGCCAAAACAGTATACCAATAAAAATGATTATTATAATTGGTTACAAAAAGGTATACGCAAATAG
- a CDS encoding 4-diphosphocytidyl-2C-methyl-D-erythritol kinase, with protein MKKGRKTNITGTQLEKAVQTVFLEKGFEIEMYRKWEKNPKNYGKELLLKNVPFTTIYGHGGNTEFLLLSEKYDLLIRIECKWQQSAGSVDEKLPYLYLNTIEAMPEKDIMILIDGDGFKAGAKTWLRNAVKEKLYTNKRNNDTNVQVFSLAEFFTWANNTFQD; from the coding sequence GTGAAAAAAGGAAGAAAAACCAATATTACAGGAACTCAACTTGAGAAAGCAGTACAAACTGTTTTCTTGGAAAAGGGGTTTGAGATAGAAATGTACCGTAAATGGGAAAAGAACCCAAAAAATTATGGCAAAGAACTTTTGCTAAAAAATGTTCCATTTACAACAATTTACGGACACGGTGGAAATACTGAATTTTTACTGCTTTCAGAAAAGTACGATTTGCTAATTAGAATTGAATGTAAATGGCAACAAAGTGCAGGATCGGTCGATGAAAAACTTCCATACTTGTATTTAAACACAATCGAGGCTATGCCAGAAAAAGACATTATGATTTTGATTGATGGAGATGGATTTAAAGCAGGTGCTAAAACTTGGTTGAGGAATGCAGTAAAAGAAAAACTCTACACAAACAAAAGGAACAATGACACGAATGTTCAAGTATTCTCTTTAGCTGAGTTTTTCACTTGGGCAAACAATACATTTCAAGACTGA
- a CDS encoding transposase yields the protein MYKNDGYVRRYSESFKLKVLAELTKGNHSKRQIALTYGIQSSTINVWIKKYDRKDLMNTRVTVQTDDELSRIKALQKELKQLKDLLIKKDLDKLVNDSYLEVAAENLGYKNVEELKKNLNIKP from the coding sequence ATGTATAAAAATGATGGATATGTAAGACGTTATAGTGAGAGTTTTAAACTCAAAGTATTAGCAGAACTTACCAAAGGAAACCATTCCAAAAGACAAATTGCCTTAACTTACGGCATACAATCTAGTACGATAAACGTATGGATTAAAAAATATGACCGTAAAGATTTAATGAACACCCGTGTAACCGTGCAAACAGACGACGAATTATCCCGTATTAAAGCCCTTCAAAAAGAGCTAAAACAACTCAAAGATCTTCTTATTAAAAAGGATCTAGATAAACTTGTGAATGATAGTTATCTTGAAGTAGCTGCTGAAAATCTTGGCTATAAAAATGTTGAAGAATTAAAAAAAAACTTAAACATAAAGCCTTAA
- the tilS gene encoding tRNA lysidine(34) synthetase TilS, which translates to MVREFREHLARHFSFLNHKKILIAISGGVDSVVLTHLFYQLGIDFFLGHCNFKLRGKESDEDEKFIMALSENLGKKIFTTSFDTEHYAGEQKMSIQAAARELRYHWFHTILKANHLDYVLTAHNTNDNLETFIINLTRGTGLDGLTGIPPVNDTVVRPLLEFSRTRIMAYAIAHNIVWREDTSNASVKYTRNKIRHRIFPVLEDINPEILDSFKNTVSYLYESQQIIAGKIEKVSNRVIVKDPQGILKLNISELKKIPYLKTYLYQVLKEYGFTAWDDIFQLLSAQSGKQVFSEKYRLLKDRTYLILAPIHKTVTGKEFLIQKNNDGAHLPVSLSITESKRKKVDESTTILVDKNLLNYPLRVRKWNHGDYLCPTGMEGTKKVSRFFKDRKLSLIDKENVWLLTDANDTIIWIIGMRQDRRFGISENTKKIVKITTVS; encoded by the coding sequence ATGGTACGAGAATTTAGAGAACATCTTGCACGCCATTTTTCTTTTTTAAACCATAAAAAGATTTTAATTGCCATTTCCGGAGGGGTAGACAGTGTTGTTTTAACACATCTTTTTTATCAATTGGGAATTGATTTTTTTTTAGGACATTGTAATTTTAAGCTTCGGGGAAAAGAAAGCGATGAAGATGAAAAATTCATCATGGCTTTGTCAGAAAATCTGGGAAAGAAGATTTTTACCACTTCCTTTGATACGGAGCATTATGCCGGCGAACAAAAAATGTCTATTCAGGCAGCTGCCCGGGAGTTGCGTTATCACTGGTTTCATACAATTTTAAAAGCCAATCATCTGGATTATGTACTAACAGCTCATAATACAAACGATAATTTGGAAACCTTCATCATTAATTTAACCCGGGGAACCGGACTGGACGGGCTTACCGGAATCCCGCCGGTAAATGATACTGTAGTAAGACCGCTTCTGGAATTTTCAAGAACCCGCATTATGGCGTATGCCATAGCACATAACATTGTCTGGCGGGAAGATACATCGAATGCTTCTGTAAAATATACCAGGAATAAAATCCGCCACCGGATATTTCCGGTTTTAGAAGATATCAATCCGGAGATATTGGACTCTTTTAAAAATACTGTTTCTTATTTGTATGAAAGCCAACAGATTATTGCCGGTAAAATAGAAAAAGTTTCTAATCGGGTAATAGTGAAAGACCCTCAAGGAATTTTAAAGCTGAATATCTCCGAACTTAAAAAAATACCATATCTAAAAACATACCTCTACCAGGTTTTAAAAGAATATGGATTTACGGCGTGGGATGATATTTTTCAGCTTTTATCCGCTCAATCCGGGAAACAGGTATTTTCTGAAAAATACAGACTGTTAAAAGACAGAACGTATTTAATATTAGCCCCCATTCATAAAACAGTGACAGGCAAAGAGTTTCTAATTCAAAAAAACAATGACGGTGCTCATTTACCTGTTTCACTAAGTATTACGGAAAGTAAGCGAAAAAAAGTTGATGAAAGCACGACCATTTTAGTAGATAAAAACTTGTTAAATTATCCGCTGCGTGTACGAAAATGGAATCATGGAGACTATCTTTGCCCCACAGGTATGGAAGGAACCAAAAAAGTAAGCCGGTTTTTTAAAGACCGTAAATTATCATTGATAGACAAAGAAAATGTTTGGTTATTAACAGATGCCAATGACACTATTATCTGGATTATAGGGATGCGCCAGGACAGGCGATTCGGTATTTCCGAAAACACGAAAAAAATAGTAAAAATAACAACCGTATCATGA
- a CDS encoding 4'-phosphopantetheinyl transferase superfamily protein has product MALYKKTSIDNDILLLIWKIEESMEELSFDILLKPESKYRLQQMKSELHQKGFLSIRHLLKEAGYSDMDLFYDVHGKPCLKDENFISITHSFIFTGIIVSKETPVGIDIEKQRDKITKIAHKFTPVEAYRTIARHNVLVRKLTIVWGAKESLYKIYGKKKILFLPHIYIEDFKFADTKTTGEIRYGGTVAAYTIYFLEFEGFTCVYAF; this is encoded by the coding sequence ATGGCTCTTTACAAAAAGACAAGTATTGATAATGATATCTTATTACTGATTTGGAAAATAGAAGAGTCTATGGAAGAACTGTCATTTGATATACTTTTAAAACCTGAAAGTAAGTACCGTTTACAACAGATGAAATCGGAATTACATCAGAAAGGGTTTTTAAGTATTCGCCATTTGCTAAAGGAAGCCGGATACTCCGATATGGATTTGTTTTATGACGTTCATGGTAAACCCTGTTTAAAAGACGAAAATTTTATTTCAATTACCCATTCTTTTATATTTACCGGCATTATCGTTTCCAAAGAAACTCCGGTTGGAATTGACATTGAAAAACAGCGGGATAAAATTACAAAGATAGCTCATAAATTTACGCCTGTTGAAGCGTATAGAACCATTGCCCGTCACAATGTTTTAGTAAGAAAACTAACCATTGTATGGGGGGCAAAAGAATCGTTGTATAAAATTTACGGGAAGAAAAAAATACTTTTTTTACCCCATATATACATCGAAGATTTTAAGTTTGCAGATACAAAAACAACAGGAGAAATTCGCTACGGGGGAACGGTAGCAGCGTATACTATTTATTTTTTAGAATTTGAAGGATTTACTTGTGTATATGCATTTTAG